The following are encoded in a window of Xanthocytophaga agilis genomic DNA:
- the fbaA gene encoding class II fructose-bisphosphate aldolase, whose product MNNTLTIAPGVVTGEQVTELFRYANENDFALPAVNVVGTNSVNAVLETAKAVNSPVIIQFSNGGAQFYAGKSVPNDKQQATIAGAISGALHVHQMAELYGIPVILHTDHAAKKLLPWIDGLLDAGEKFFAQHGKPLFSSHMIDLSEEPLHENIEICVKYLERMSKIGMTLEIELGVTGGEEDGVDNSDVDSSKLYTQPAEVSYAYEELSKVSHRFTIAAAFGNVHGVYKPGNVKLSPIILKNSQDYIQEKFKTGPNPVNFVFHGGSGSSREEIREAIKYGAIKMNIDTDMQWSTWEGVKNYYEDKKAYLQGQLGNPEGPDSPNKKYYDPRVWLRKAEESMIKRLKVAFEDLNAINRL is encoded by the coding sequence ATGAATAACACACTAACTATAGCTCCTGGTGTTGTAACTGGTGAGCAGGTTACCGAACTTTTTCGGTATGCAAATGAAAATGATTTTGCTCTTCCTGCTGTCAATGTAGTAGGTACAAACTCTGTTAATGCAGTATTAGAGACAGCAAAAGCTGTAAACTCTCCTGTTATTATACAGTTTTCAAATGGTGGAGCTCAGTTTTATGCAGGTAAAAGTGTACCTAACGATAAACAACAGGCTACTATAGCAGGTGCTATCTCTGGAGCATTACATGTGCATCAAATGGCAGAACTGTATGGCATTCCTGTAATATTACATACAGATCATGCTGCTAAAAAATTACTCCCATGGATTGATGGATTGTTAGATGCAGGCGAAAAATTCTTTGCACAACATGGTAAGCCATTGTTTAGCTCACACATGATTGATCTTTCAGAAGAACCATTACATGAGAATATTGAGATTTGCGTGAAATATCTGGAACGTATGTCAAAAATAGGCATGACACTGGAGATTGAATTGGGTGTTACAGGTGGTGAAGAAGATGGCGTTGACAATTCAGATGTAGATAGCTCAAAATTGTATACACAACCAGCTGAGGTATCTTATGCCTATGAAGAGCTCTCTAAAGTAAGTCATCGTTTTACCATTGCTGCTGCTTTTGGTAATGTGCATGGTGTATACAAACCAGGTAACGTTAAATTATCTCCAATCATTCTGAAAAACTCTCAGGATTACATTCAGGAGAAATTCAAGACTGGCCCTAATCCTGTTAACTTTGTTTTCCACGGAGGTTCAGGATCATCCAGAGAAGAAATTCGGGAAGCTATTAAATATGGTGCGATTAAAATGAACATCGACACTGATATGCAATGGTCCACTTGGGAAGGTGTTAAAAATTATTATGAAGATAAGAAAGCCTATCTGCAAGGTCAGTTGGGTAATCCTGAAGGACCAGATTCTCCAAATAAAAAATACTACGATCCACGTGTATGGCTGCGCAAAGCAGAAGAATCTATGATCAAACGTTTGAAGGTTGCTTTTGAAGATTTGAATGCAATAAACAGACTGTAA
- a CDS encoding sensor histidine kinase has protein sequence MNKNRLNDNWLRIVGVLLVFILNAVIEVNYVEEWNLITLLRVLILLGSITLSWEASRFLIIYFRRKFSSGKQLLQRILVTALSGTVSVALISWVAGISKYIVKYGTLKGFFESPGQTTHIGLNHKTLSLNIYKIDFLLGAFSFILLFIVYELWFFIRQASGDTKRLYLAEQENEELKKISLHNQLEALKSRVNPHFLFNSLNSLSTLIEEDPQQAEHFLNELSQVYRYLLRANDHDLTTLSSELDFIRSYYHLLKIRHGNGLDLIINIHEDYTFYQIPPLTLQLLVENAVKHNVILHDKRLIIKLETNQQAQLIVKNNLQRKQTRVLSNQVGLSTIITKYRMLDQPEPLVVDNGLEFSVTLPLLYPGAN, from the coding sequence GTGAATAAGAATAGATTGAATGATAACTGGCTCCGGATTGTTGGAGTTTTGCTGGTGTTTATTCTTAATGCCGTAATTGAGGTTAATTATGTTGAAGAGTGGAATCTCATTACGCTCCTTCGGGTTTTGATTCTTTTGGGAAGTATTACACTTTCCTGGGAGGCCTCCCGCTTCCTAATCATTTATTTCAGACGAAAATTTTCTTCAGGCAAACAGCTTCTTCAAAGGATTCTGGTTACTGCCCTGTCAGGTACGGTGAGTGTGGCACTTATAAGTTGGGTTGCAGGAATAAGTAAGTATATAGTCAAATATGGGACATTAAAAGGTTTTTTTGAATCTCCCGGACAAACGACTCATATTGGCCTTAATCACAAAACGTTATCTCTCAATATTTATAAGATCGATTTTTTGTTAGGGGCTTTCTCATTTATTCTGCTATTTATCGTATATGAACTGTGGTTTTTTATTCGACAGGCAAGTGGAGATACCAAACGACTTTATCTGGCAGAGCAGGAGAATGAAGAATTAAAAAAGATCAGTCTGCATAATCAGTTGGAAGCGTTAAAAAGCCGTGTAAATCCTCATTTCTTATTTAATAGTTTAAATTCTCTTTCTACTCTTATAGAAGAAGATCCACAACAAGCTGAACATTTTCTGAATGAGTTAAGCCAGGTTTACCGTTACCTGCTAAGAGCTAATGATCACGATCTTACCACTCTTTCTTCTGAACTGGATTTTATTCGATCCTATTACCATCTGTTAAAAATTCGGCATGGGAATGGATTGGATCTGATTATTAATATTCATGAAGATTACACCTTCTATCAAATTCCTCCTTTGACCTTGCAACTATTGGTTGAAAATGCAGTTAAACACAATGTGATTTTACATGATAAACGATTAATTATCAAATTAGAAACCAACCAGCAAGCACAATTGATTGTTAAGAATAACCTGCAACGCAAACAGACTCGTGTTTTGTCAAATCAGGTAGGACTTAGTACAATTATTACCAAGTATCGGATGTTAGATCAACCAGAGCCTTTAGTTGTTGATAATGGCTTGGAGTTTTCTGTTACATTGCCTTTATTATATCCTGGTGCCAACTAA